One Solanum lycopersicum chromosome 2, SLM_r2.1 genomic region harbors:
- the LOC101257425 gene encoding transcription initiation factor TFIID subunit 14b produces MPLNSPNDSEHGGNESDPRLHLTKIANPSEDFEKKTSSKRLKDVEIYVPIVFGTIAFWLGKKATETQSHRWSVYVRGATNEDLSGVIKKVVFQLHPSFNNPVRVVESPPFELSECGWGEFEIAISLLFHDDVGEKKLDLYHHLKLYAENEPGPQSTKKPIVVETYNEIVFPDPPEDFFSRIQNHPSVVVPRLPTTFKLPPAPIEDLHALKRGDTKNHPLSQWFINFSEADELLKLTAARQRVQAHIVKLRRQLSVMDELPQTFKLDSD; encoded by the exons ATGCCTCTAAACTCGCCGAATGACAGTGAACATGGTGGAAATGAGTCTGATCCAAGGCTACATCTCACCAAAATTGCAAACCCTTCcgaagattttgaaaaaaag ACTTCAAGCAAGAGGCTGAAAGATGTTGAAATTTATGTCCCAATAGTCTTTGGAACAATTGCATTTTGGCTAGGCAAGAAAGCCACTGA AACTCAGTCACATAGGTGGTCAGTATATGTTCGTGGGGCAACAAATGAGGATCTTAGTGGAGTTATCAAGAAGGTTGTTTTTCAATTGCATCCAAGCTTTAACAATCCTGTTAGAGTGGTAGAATCTCCACCCTTTGAGTTGTCAGAATGTGGTTGGGGCGAATTTGAAATTGCAATATCCCTTCTCTTCCACGATGACGTTGGTGAAAAGAAGTTGGATTT GTATCATCATTTGAAGTTATACGCAGAGAATGAGCCTGGCCCCCAGTCGACAAAGAAACCTATTGTTGTGGAAACTTACAATGAGATTGTATTCCCTGATCCTCCTGAGGATTTCTTTTCTCGTATTCAGAACCATCCTTCAGTAGTCGTTCCACGGCTTCCTACAACATTTAAGTTGCCTCCTG CACCAATTGAGGATCTGCATGCCTTGAAGAGAGGTGATACAAAAAATCATCCTCTTAGTCAGTGGTTCATCAATTTCTCTGAGGCTGATGAACTCTTAAAACTCACAGCAGCTCGTCAGAGG GTGCAAGCTCACATTGTTAAGCTGAGGAGGCAGTTGAGTGTGATGGATGAGCTACCCCAGACATTCAAACTGGATTCTGATTAG
- the LOC101256828 gene encoding auxin-responsive protein SAUR50-like, which produces MGLKKTSSSKQQTAALKQMIKRCSSFGKNENNGFPHDVPKGHFVVYVGENRSRYIIPISWLTYPQFQNLLQRAEEEFGFSHDMGITIPCHEHDFCSLISMFR; this is translated from the coding sequence atggGTTTAAAGAAAACAAGTAGCAGCAAACAACAAACAGCAGCTTTGAAACAAATGATCAAAAGATGTTCTAGTTTTGGAAAAAATGAGAATAATGGTTTCCCACATGATGTTCCAAAAGGACATTTTGTTGTGTACGTTGGAGAAAATAGAAGTAGATATATAATACCTATTTCTTGGTTAACATAtcctcaatttcaaaatttgcttCAAAGAGCTGAAGAAGAATTTGGATTTAGTCATGATATGGGCATTACTATTCCTTGTCATGAACATGATTTTTGTTCACTTATTTCAATGTTTAGatga
- the LOC101257723 gene encoding endoglucanase 2-like: MEKEPHKDKRWVWRGLILVITALVLAAVLISFRKYFHPSNSSEADSHQVVEKYANALSIAMQFFDVQKSGKLVNNKIAWRGDSAMGDGSEVNLDLSRGMYDAGDHVKFGFPMAFTATVLSWAILEYGNHMNMVNELDNAHESLKWITDFLTNAHPSENVLYIQVGDPKLDHTCWERPEAMTGKRPLTQVNTSYPGTDVAAESAAAMAAASLVFKSIDSAYSGTLLEHAKQLFKFADSYRGSYSISIPGVQDFYNSTGFVDELLWAAAWLYHATGDKSYLTYVSTNGNTFANWGNPSWFSWENKLAGVQVLLSRVNFFGSNEDISTEESLSLQSYRQTAETFLCGLLPESPMATSQRTADGLVWVNQWNPFQYSVASSFLAVVYSDYMLSSQTSNLYCSGKLYEPTELRNFAVSQLDYILGNNSMEMSYLVGYGSRYPQQVHHRGASIPVNANSNCSDGFKWLHTRHSNPNVAVGALVGGPSLSDTYMDSRNNISQSEPTTYNSALIVGLISGLITSSSQVESFVKN; this comes from the exons ATGGAGAAAGAACCACACAAGGATAAAAGATGGGTATGGAGGGGGCTGATCCTGGTGATCACGGCTCTTGTTCTTGCTGCAGTTTTAATCAGTTTCCGAAAATATTTTCATCCGTCTAATTCTTCAGAGGCAGATTCTCATCAAGTGGTTGAAAAATATGCAAATGCTCTTAGCATTGCTATGCAATTCTTCGACGTTCAGAAGT CTGGAAAATTGGTGAATAATAAGATTGCTTGGAGAGGAGATTCGGCTATGGGAGATGGAAGTGAAGTTAATTTGGATTTAAGTAGAGGAATGTATGATGCTGGAGACCATGTGAAGTTTGGATTTCCAATGGCATTCACTGCTACAGTTTTATCATGGGCTATTTTGGAGTATGGAAACCACATGAACATGGTGAACGAGCTGGATAACGCCCATGAATCCCTCAAGTGGATCACTGATTTTCTTACAAATGCTCATCCTTCTGAGAATGTCCTGTATATTCAG GTGGGAGACCCAAAGCTCGATCACACGTGCTGGGAGAGACCAGAGGCCATGACAGGAAAAAGGCCTCTTACACAAGTTAACACATCGTATCCAGGGACAGATGTTGCGGCTGAAAGTGCAGCAGCAATGGCGGCTGCATCCTTGGTGTTCAAGTCAATTGACTCCGCCTACTCAGGAACGCTGCTAGAGCATGCCAAACAGTTATTCAAGTTTGCTGATAGTTATAGAGGTTCATATAGTATCAGCATACCTGGAGTGCAAGATTTCTATAATTCTACTGGATTTGTGGATGAACTCTTGTGGGCAGCTGCTTGGCTTTATCATGCTACTGGAGACAAATCTTACCTAACGTATGTGTCTACAAATGGCAATACGTTTGCAAATTGGGGAAATCCATCTTGGTTTTCTTGGGAAAACAAGTTGGCTGGAGTTCAG GTCCTATTATCAAGGGTCAATTTTTTTGGTTCAAATGAAGATATTTCAACTGAGGAAAGTCTTTCCCTCCAGTCGTATAGACAAACTGCTGAGACCTTTTTGTGTGGACTTCTACCTGAATCCCCAATGGCAACCTCCCAAAGAACAGCAG ATGGCCTGGTATGGGTGAACCAGTGGAATCCATTCCAGTATTCTGTGGCCTCTTCATTTCTGGCAGTGGTTTACAGTGATTACATGCTTAGCTCCCAAACATCAAATTTATATTGCAGTGGGAAGTTGTATGAACCAACAGAATTGCGCAACTTTGCAGTTTCACAG TTGGATTATATCTTGGGAAACAATTCTATGGAAATGAGCTACCTTGTTGGTTATGGAAGTAGATATCCTCAGCAAGTTCACCATAGAGGTGCTTCAATTCCAGTAAATGCTAATTCTAATTGCAGTGATGGCTTCAAATGGCTTCACACAAGACACTCTAATCCAAATGTTGCAGTTGGAGCTCTTGTTGGGGGACCATCCCTTAGTGATACATACATGGACTCTCGGAACAACATTTCGCaaagtgaaccaacaacctacaaCAGTGCCCTCATTGTAGGACTCATCTCAGGCCTTATCACCTCTTCTTCACAAGTAGAGTCATTTGTGAAAAACTGA
- the LOC101258324 gene encoding LOW QUALITY PROTEIN: RNA demethylase ALKBH9B (The sequence of the model RefSeq protein was modified relative to this genomic sequence to represent the inferred CDS: inserted 1 base in 1 codon) — protein sequence MSDHQRTRKDDPFLLNYNSDELRIASEFLSNWLPFLSRDLCRSCTHTLSDRIRSLNSKVSGNAECLKQPKNVSVLTPERCDSDGCNGSQENCDNNSLGSWNDYGDLNDNADTNSLGSWKDGAGGEPFEELSVDRNSSDGCIDGADSQSQSVGEASTSEAFKSSLPVTTPKVKMSWADMAQEDELQAEEVSESIALRSQVNGVAEEEITNPESKQKTELSREKREYIRFCNVKRKKDFICLERVRGKIVNILDGLELHKGVFSAAEQIRIVKYAEKLDQMGKNGELKERTYTTPTKWMRGKGRVTIQFGCCYNYAPDKNGNPPGILKSETVDPLPDLLKVMIRRLIRWHVMPSTCVPDSCIINIYEEGDCIPPHIDNHDFVRPFCTVSFLSECNIVFGSNLKIVGPGEFAGAIAIPLPVGSVLVLNGNGADVAKHCVPAVPTKRISITFRRMDESKRPTGYXPEHDLQGLQPLSYESDSQKKSSSSRPRFSARKQSVRQEEESRERVKMPMRRHSEPRYPGRYRGGPANRQWYGANTEN from the exons ATGTCCGACCACCAGAGAACTCGGAAGGACGATCCCTTCCTTCTCAATTACAACTCCGATGAACTCAGAATCGCCTCTGAATTTCTCTCCAATTGGCTCCCCTTTCTCTCCCGTGACCTCTGCCGCTCCTGCACCCACACCCTCTCCGACCGCATCCGATCCCTCAATTCTA AAGTTAGTGGTAATGCAGAATGCTTGAAGCAACCAAAGAATGTGAGTGTTTTGACTCCAGAACGTTGTGATTCGGATGGATGCAATGGGAGTCAAGAGAATTGTGACAACAATTCGCTTGGAAGTTGGAACGATTATGGTGACTTGAATGATAATGCAGATACAAACTCATTGGGGAGTTGGAAAGATGGGGCTGGTGGGGAGCCCTTTGAGGAGCTTTCTGTGGACAGAAATTCATCTGACGGTTGTATAGATGGCGCAGATTCACAATCTCAATCTGTTGGAGAGGCATCTACAAGTGAAGCATTCAAATCATCCTTACCTGTGACTACCCCGAAAGTGAAGATGTCATGGGCTGATATGGCTCAGGAGGATGAACTTCAAGCTGAGGAAGTGAGTGAGTCAATTGCCTTGAGAAGTCAGGTGAATGGTGTGGCTGAAGAGGAAATTACTAATCCGGAGAGTAAGCAAAAAACAGAATTGTCAAGGGAGAAACGAGAGTACATTAGATTCTGTAATGTGAAGAGGAAAAAGGATTTCATATGTTTGGAGAGGGTGAGGGGGAAAATTGTGAATATACTTGATGGATTGGAGCTACATAAGGGTGTCTTTAGCGCCGCTGAGCAAATTAGAATAGTTAAATATGCGGAGAAGCTTGACCAGATGGGGAAGAATGGGGAACTGAAAG AGAGGACTTATACTACACCAACAAAGTGGATGAGGGGCAAAGGACGTGTGACAATCCAATTTGGCTGTTGTTACAACTATGCACCA GATAAGAATGGCAATCCCCCAGGGATCCTCAAAAGTGAAACTGTTGATCCATTGCCTGATCTTTTGAAGGTCATGATTAGAAGGCTTATAAGGTGGCATGTGATGCCTTCAACATGTGTTCCAGACAGTTGTATTATCAACATTTATGAAGAAGGCGATTGCATACCACCACATATTGACAATCATGATTTTGTGCGCCCATTTTGTACTGTTTCATTCCTTAGCGAGTGCAACATTGTGTTCGGATCCAACTTGAAAATAGTGGGTCCTGGTGAATTTGCTGGTGCGATTGCAATACCATTGCCAGTTGG ATCTGTACTTGTCTTGAATGGAAATGGAGCTGATGTAGCTAAACACTGTGTGCCAGCTGTGCCTACTAAGAG GATTTCAATCACATTTAGAAGAATGGATGAATCTAAAAGGCCAACTGGAT GTCCCGAGCATGATTTACAAGGGTTGCAGCCCTTATCATATGAATCAGACTCGCAAAAGAAATCAAGCTCCTCTAGGCCAAGGTTTTCCGCAAGAAAACAGTCAGTGAGACAAGAAGAAGAGAGCAGGGAAAGAGTAAAGATGCCAATGAGAAGGCATTCGGAGCCCCGTTATCCTGGTCGATATCGAGGAGGACCTGCAAACAGGCAGTGGTATGGGGCGAATACGGAAAATTGA
- the LOC101256541 gene encoding small nuclear ribonucleoprotein SmD3b encodes MSRSLGIPVKLLHEATGHIVTVEMKSGELYRGSMVECEDNWNCQLESITYTAKDGRVSQLEHVFIRGSKVRFMIIPDMLKNAPMFKRLEARIKGKGTSLGVGRGRAIAMRAKAQAAGRGAPPGRGTVPPVRR; translated from the exons ATGAGTCGGAGCTTGGGCATACCGGTGAAGCTTCTACATGAAGCGACAGGGCATATAGTGACAGTAGAGATGAAGAGTGGAGAGCTGTACAGAGGAAGTATGGTGGAGTGCGAGGATAACTGGAATTGCCAACTCGAGAGCATCACTTACACTGCCAAA GATGGGAGAGTGTCGCAACTAGAGCATGTTTTCATTCGAGGCAGCAAAGTCAG GTTCATGATAATTCCTGATATGCTTAAGAATGCTCCCATGTTCAAGCGGCTAGAAGCAAGAATCAAG GGAAAAGGTACATCACTTGGTGTTGGTCGGGGACGTGCTATTGCTATGCGAGCTAAA GCTCAGGCTGCTGGTCGTGGAGCACCACCTGGTCGGGGTACTGTGCCACCTGTAAGAAGATGA
- the LOC101258023 gene encoding uncharacterized protein: MNTTMLSTYPKHFTPLPVQLFSKSQHRHVIRFPIKCNSSSSSDNGNESQPNTVEIRIRRRPSKRQRQKEEEMINAGKQAVKPKPPPKDWESMNLTEKAIELYVGEKGLLFWLNKFAYASIFIIIGGWILFRFVGPAFDLYQLDTPTPLAPESMFKGTGDKP, from the coding sequence ATGAACACAACGATGCTCTCTACCTACCCGAAACACTTCACTCCTCTTCCAGTACAACTTTTCTCCAAATCTCAACATCGCCATGTAATTCGTTTTCCCATCAAATgcaacagcagcagcagcagtgATAATGGCAACGAATCGCAACCAAACACGGTGGAGATTCGAATCAGAAGACGTCCGTCAAAACGACAAAGGCAGAAGGAAGAAGAAATGATAAATGCAGGGAAACAAGCTGTTAAACCTAAACCTCCACCAAAGGATTGGGAATCAATGAATCTAACTGAGAAGGCAATCGAATTGTACGTCGGAGAAAAAGGACTTTTGTTCTGGCTAAACAAATTTGCTTAtgcttctatttttattataattggGGGTTGGATACTTTTTCGATTTGTTGGTCCTGCATTTGACCTTTACCAGTTGGATACTCCTACTCCTCTTGCTCCTGAATCTATGTTTAAAGGTACAGGAGACAAACCTTGA
- the LOC101257129 gene encoding uncharacterized protein — MAGEGNIDLSALKSQLTQTDVTWKLEMEKSQSPVDALQAKLLEVKASIQGSEEDTKKELDVLWHRVRTATTLMTYLKAKARVVAVPDLAHSSCGIKELDGVGIVDKNGIPLSSWTRDVDLSSFNDADDELWIRLSSKHGQLDEQDGSYMSELLRSVQLVTDVMESLVKRIIMAESETAIEKDKVTVGEEEIKRKTLLIENMSIKLEEMERFALGTNLILTEMRQRVEDLVEETSRQRQRAAENEQELCRVKTDFESLKSYVSNLVSVRETILSSEKQFQTIERLFERLVAKSTQLESEKTQKEAEVEKLMEENVRLTALLDKKEAQLLAMNEQCKVMALSASNI; from the exons ATGGCGGGGGAGGGAAATATTGATCTCTCAGCTTTAAAATCCCAATTGACTCAAACTGACGTTACTTGGAAGCTAGAGATGGAGAAAAGCCAGTCCCCAGTGGATGCTTTACAAGCAAAACTGTTGGAGGTAAAAGCTTCTATTCAGGGATCAGAAGAAGATACAAAGAAGGAGTTAGATGTTCTATGGCATAGAGTAAGAACTGCTACAACATTGATGACGTACTTGAAAGCTAAAGCCAGAGTCGTGGCTGTTCCAGATTTGGCCCATTCCTCATGCGGCATCAAAGAACTAGATGGAGTGGGTATTGTTGATAAAAATGGTATACCATTATCCAGTTGGACTAGGGATGTTGATCTCTCATCTTTTAATGATGCTGATGATGAATTATGGATTAGACTTTCGAGTAAACATGGTCAACTTGATGAACAAGATGGATCTTATATGAGTGAATTACTCAGAAGTGTACAATTGGTTACAGATGTTATGGAAAGTCTTGTCAAGAGGATTATAATGGCGGAATCTGAAACTGCTATAGAGAAAGACAAGGTAACAGTAGGTGAAGAAGAGATTAAAAGGAAGACGCTCCTTATTGAAAACATGTCTATTAAGTTAGAGGAAATGGAAAGATTTGCTCTGGGTACAAATCTTATCCTGACTGAGATGCGGCAGAGAGTTGAAGATTTGGTTGAAGAAACTTCTAGACAGAGGCAGAGAGCTGCAGAAAATGAGCAGGAGCTTTGTCGTGTTAAGACCGACTTTGAGTCTCTAAAATCCTATGTCAGTAATCTCGTTAGTGTGAGAGAAACAATTCTATCATCAGAAAAGCAATTCCAGACAATTGAAAGGCTTTTTGAGCG GCTGGTCGCCAAGTCAACACAACTGGAGAGTGAGAAGACGCAGAAAGAGGCTGAAGTAGAAAAACTGATGGAAGAAAATGTGAGGTTGACTGCTCTGCTTGATAAGAAAGAGGCACAGCTTTTGGCTATGAATGAACAGTGCAAAGTTATGGCGTTAAGTGCTTCAAATATTTAG